Genomic segment of Mycobacteriales bacterium:
GTGGCCTTCTACGCCTCGACCCCCGCCTACCGCCAGGTGCTCGACGTCCACGGCTGGGGCGACCTGCAGGTGGAGCTGCGCGACCTGACCCGCGCCGGGCGCTGGGCCGAGCTGCCCGGTGCGGTGCCGCAGGAGGTGGTCGACGCGATCGCGCTCGTGGGGACTCCCGCGGAGGTCGCGGCGGGACTGCGGCGGCGCTTCGGCGGGTGCGACCGGGTGGCCCTGTCGCTGCCGGCGATGCCGACACTCGGCACGCTCGCGGAGCTGACGGCCCTTGCGGCCTGACGAGAACAGGTTCTAGGTTCCGCTCCACACCGACGAAGGAGTCGACCGTGCCGATCCCCGCCCAGCGTGACGTCGAGCAGTCGAGGAAGGCGCTGGCTGCCTGGCTCGCCGAGAAGGTCGGGGCCGACGTCGAGCTCGGCGACTTCGCCGGCCCCGGAGCCACCGGCTTCTCCAACGAGACGATCATCGTCGACGCGACGTACGGCGGGAAGGTCGACCGCCTCGTGGTGCGGGTCGCTCCGACCGGCTACACGCTGTTCCCCGATGCGGCCTTCGACGCCCAGCACCAGATCCTGGTCACCCTCGCGACGCAGACCGCGGTGCCGGTGCCGGCGGTGCGGTGGTTCGAGACCGACCCGACGGTGCTCGGCGCGCCCTTCTTCGTGATGGCCTTCGTCGACGGGGTGATCCCCGAGGACAACCCGCCCTACACGATGGGCGGCTGGCTCAAGGAGTCCTCGCCCGAGGTGCAGGAGCGGGTCTTCTGGGGGGCGGTGGACACCATCGCCGAGATCTCCGCACTGGACCCGTCGACGCTGGACCTGCCGCCGCTGCTCACCGGGCTCGACGCGCAGCTCGACTACTACGAGCGGTTCCTCGAGTCGGTCGCCCAGACCGAGGACCTCACCGTCGCGCGCCGCGCGCTCGCCTGGCTGAAGGGCAACAAGCCCGAGGACGACGGCACGGTCTTCTGCTGGGGCGACTCGCGGATCGGCAACGTGATGTTCACGCCCTCGGGGGAGCGGCTCGCGGTCGTCGACTGGGAGATGGCCGTCCTCGGATCGCCCTCGCAGGACCTGGCCTGGGCGTGGTTCCTCGACCGCCACCACTCCGAGGGGATGAACGAGCCGCGGCTGCCGGGCTTCCCGTCGAAGGAGGCGATGATCGCGCGCTTCGAGTCGCGGTCGGGTCGCAGCGCCAAGGCGTTCGACTACTACGAGCTGTTCGCCGGGTTCCGGTTCTGCGTGATCATGGGGAGGCTCGCGGTGATCTTCAAGGACTGGGGGCTCATCCCCGCCGACCACGACATGGGCCAGAGCAACGCCCCCGTCGTCCTCA
This window contains:
- a CDS encoding phosphotransferase family protein is translated as MPIPAQRDVEQSRKALAAWLAEKVGADVELGDFAGPGATGFSNETIIVDATYGGKVDRLVVRVAPTGYTLFPDAAFDAQHQILVTLATQTAVPVPAVRWFETDPTVLGAPFFVMAFVDGVIPEDNPPYTMGGWLKESSPEVQERVFWGAVDTIAEISALDPSTLDLPPLLTGLDAQLDYYERFLESVAQTEDLTVARRALAWLKGNKPEDDGTVFCWGDSRIGNVMFTPSGERLAVVDWEMAVLGSPSQDLAWAWFLDRHHSEGMNEPRLPGFPSKEAMIARFESRSGRSAKAFDYYELFAGFRFCVIMGRLAVIFKDWGLIPADHDMGQSNAPVVLTTRMLDEKGAA